The genomic DNA ttttacaaatttttttggctttaaaaTACACTACTTTTATACTAATTAAATATGGTGCATGTGCAAATGCACACCTTGCACCACCCTATCGCCGGTCTTGGTTGCATATAATTACTTTTAACTCTttgacttttttgttgttgttgttgttgttgtttactatcattctttcttgatttcatcCTAGCTTTATCAAGTGAACACCGAATTCACCACTATAAAGTAGAAAGCctacttatattattaatttgtacaaaaataaataatgattgtACAGTCCTCGCCAAATCTTTTGTCTTACTAGTTACTGCTGATTCACCTCTAATATAGTTAGAACTTACGGAAATAGCACATTTTTAAgtcaattaattaattgaaaatggCGTAATTAATTAAAGATGGCACATTCTGATATTTTGCGAAAGATAATCTTATTTGGATAAactgaaaataagagaaaataaatcatgaatttttttggtaattcatGAAGTTATAAACAGTGTGCTGTCGCCACTTTCAACTCTTTTgggattcttttcttttttttgggcttttaaaatacatatcagaaaaaaaaaacgaaaaaaaaaagagaaggccCTGCTGCTATTAAGTGCCTTCATCATAACGCTATCTCAGATGATCAGATACGTAGCTCTTTTGGTTTCCAAGTTTAGGGGTCGATACACCGAAACACTTGCAGATAGTAATACTGTAATAAGAAGATTAATACTATATGACTGCGAAATATTTCCAcatgaattttgaaaaagagtTCCTACAACGTCACCATCTAATTTTATCTTCTGAAAATCGTTATCTTGTTTTTCAAAACGATTGGGTTGCTTAGGATAATACTAAATGgttaatttctttaaaattttcttattatacTTTTGCAACTTGTAGGGATATTATATTTGTGGTCACGACAATATTAAGGTGTAAGAAAAGAACTAATACGGACCCTTTTAACATAAGTCGTACTCGTAGTCATTAAAATTAAGCTTTCTAAGAGACTtttcaacaaaaccaaacatacaCGACAGATTGGATCATTAAAAACACCTATCTTCAAAATGATTTTGACAACCACTTAAAGGTCAATgtcgtcttcttcattgtcGTTTTCTATAACATAAaccagtttatatatattttgaaattgtttttggGATCTCCATTTTATTTACATCTATACGGAGATTAAACAGTGACAAGTCTGTCTCCACTCTCCATTGGGGCTGACTTACATCACTAGCTTCTTCATAGGTCTGCTACCTGTCTTTCTCTCTTTGGCTTAGATAAAATACGATCGACGGCATAATTACAGAATATAAGAACATACATGTTTcagataatattttcaaattttgatttttcattttttctttctatattgaTGTTtaattcacacacacacacacacacacaatgacACGATTATCTATTCCTTCTCTATAAATGCCTCattcaaatatttgaaaatataccAATACCGGGTTGACatgatatatacataatatatggACAGTTTTAACTTCTGACCAACATCATTTAAAACTACTTGGTATACATACAATGGAGTCAAATTACGTAAATGGTATAAGACGCTAAAATATGTATAGATTGTTGTTTTCCCCAACCGACTTGTGGTCAATTTGCACCCAAATTAACTACATGAACATAGTTGACGCATTGTCTTATGTCATTTTATTGTCATTAAGTAAAATAACTTACATGCCTTTAATTGAAAAATGGGTAGGAATATGGAGTGACGATACTTCTGTACAGAACACAGTTTCTAGTAGATGTGGTTCAAGAAAAGGCAGGACGAGTGCTTGTGCTTGACTCCATCAAACAAGCCAATGCTTGGCTTGGCATGGACGTTCTAATCTTTAACTCGTGGCACTGGTGGACTCACACTTCCGGACTCCAGCCGTACGATCACTTAATttaactctctttcttttagtaatatttttttttcattcattatATATGCTAGCTTCTTAACCAAATATGTTTAATAATGGTTTACCAGGTGGGATTATATGAGGGAAGGAAACCAATTGTACAAAGACATGAACAGGCTTGTTGCTTATTACAAAGGACTAAACACATGGGCTCGTTGGATTAACCATAACATTGTCCCTTCACGCACTCAAGTCTTCTTTCAAGGTGTCTCTCCTGTCCACTATGAGTAAGTGTTCTTTATTAACTctctttgctttctcttttgtcTCTCACACTTGATTTTGAATAAGGGAATCCTACACTGGAACTCTAAAGTCAagctaaaaaacaaaagaatcagtcTATTcattaccaatttatttttcaaGTGGAAGCCAATGGATTTTaacaaacattttcaaaacattaattGTCGTGAAACAGCGGAAGAGAGTGGAACGAACCATTGAAGTCGTGCAAGGGCCAAACTCAGCCGTTCATGGGACAAAGATATCCAGGAGGATTACCCTTAGGTTGGATTGTGGTTAACAAAGTCTTGAGTCGAATCAAGAAACCGGTCCATCTTCTCGATCTCACTCCTCTCTCAGAGTATCGCAAAGACGCACATCCAAGTCTTTACAATGGTCTCTCAAAGGGTCTAGACTGCAGCCATTGGTGTCTCCCTGGTCTCCCTGATACTTGGAACTTACTTCTCTACGCATCTCTCACTTCTTAGTTCTCGTGttacatatttgattttattctaCCGTTTTATGAATTGTGAGGTTCCTGTGATTGTGATTGATattcttcctttgttaatttaatCCTAAATGTAATTAACATTAATACAACTTACATGCATTCATCGGGACTTAATTTCTCCATACTTTTGTTATACTGTTATATTTAATACAACCCATTATAACGTGAGGAATATACACTTGCAAGTCTTTTACACAAAGCAAAACTTATGTGAAGAGCATGTATTAATGACCAATACTTCACGCATTATCCAAACTTTTGAACACTCCAAACAAATTTTCCCAAGGACACAAAGATGAGGATCGAAGGATGTTTGGATTAGAAGATAAGCGAAAAATGGTGGGAGACATCGCTAATAGATGGAAGGAACTGAGCGGCACTAGCAAATGGAAAGACCTGCTTGATCCTCTTGACTTGGATCTACGCCGCTACATCGTACACTATGGTGACATGGCTGAGGTTGGGTACGTTGCCTTCAATAGTGACCGCCGGTCTAAATATGTAGGAGATAGCTGCTACACCAAAGAAGAGCTCTTTGCTCGAACCGGCTACCTCAAAGCCAACCCTTTCAGGTAACAAACGTATCTActagaaattttggttttgctttCGTGCAAACCCAACCAATATAAAACATGTGACAAAATTGTATTATCCAGGTACGAGGTGACTAAATTCATATACGGAACGTCGTCGATAAGGTTACCAGAATGTTTCATAATCAAGTCATTGTCAAGGGAAGCATGGAACAAAGAGTCAAACTGGTTGGGTTACATCGCGGTGGCAACGGACGAAGGCAAGAGGTTGCTAGGGAGAAGGGACATTGTTGTAGCATGGCGAGGGACGATTCAGCTGTATGAGTGGGCTAATGATTTCGATTTCCCACTTGAATCAGCTGAAACGGTTTTCCCTCGAGCTACCCCAAATGACCCGCCTCGCGTAGCCAATGGTTGGCTGTCTCTTTATACATCCACTGATCCACGCTCACGTTTTGACAAGACCAGTGCACGAGAACAGGTCTCTACAATATAACATGATCTGTGGTTAATGATAGCCTTGATGGCTCTGCCTGGCTTACAAACCCGGGTCAAGCCACCCCGTTGAGTTTTGACCTTCCTTAATATATATCCCTATATATTGTTGGTTTGTCAGGTTCAAGGAGAGCTCAACAGGTTACTAGAACTGTACAAAGACGAAGAAGTTACAATCACCTTAACAGGACATAGCTTGGGAGCAGTTCTCTCAATTCTATCCGCCGCAGACTTTCTCCATAACGAATTACCTAAGATCAGACCAAGTCTACAACACAGGCTAACCTGTGTCACAGTCTTCGCTTTGGGCAGTCCCCGCATCGGTGACCGCAGCTTCAAAAGACTCGTCGAGTCTCTCCAACACCTCCACATCTTAAGAGTAACAAATGTCCCGGATCTCATCCCACGTTACCCTGTATTCAGGTTCACAGATGTGGGAGAAGAGCTTCAGATCAACACACTGAAATCAGAGTACCTGAAACGGTCTCTAAACCTAGGACATTTCCATAACCTGGAGGCTTACTTACACGGCGTGGCGGGTACACAACACAACCAAGGAGAATTCAAACTAGAGATCAAACGCGACATTGCGCTGGTCAACAAGGGGTTAGACGCTCTTGAAGATAAGTACTTAGTACCAGGACATTGGTGGGTTCTTGAAAACAAAGGAATGGTTCAAAGTGATGACGGTACTTGGAAACTCAACGGCGATAGGGACAAGatcaaagaacaagaacaagatcaagaagaacaagatTGCAAATTcccatgaatatatatatagctacaCTACATGTTCTTATTGAACAACAaatctgaatttattttttaacaattacaTAAAAAGCAAGATCCAATGATAATAAGATAGAAGTTATGTAcataaatgaagaagatgatctcaAATCAACAAGGGATCTTGGACATGAACCACTCCATAACATGAATTGGTGCTTTAATCAACCCAATTGCGATCTCAACAAGCACAGTCACACATAAGCAACAAGGACATATGCATGATAACAACAATctgcaagagagagagagagagagagagagagagaaatcagaagaaagcTTATTAAAGGGGATGAATGATTCCAAAAATCAAAGGGGATTTAGAGAAATTAACTGACCCGACGATCCAGATAACGACACCGACGatggagagaaggagagagaggaaAGCGAAAGGAAGACCTAAGAGGAAACCGAGAGGGCGGCAGTCTCCGTCGCACATGGTGGCTCTCTCCTCCGGTGAGTGTTACAACAactgtatgatgatgatgacttgtgtgagtcgtcgtcgtcgtcgtcttcttctctgaATTTTCTATTAAGTAAaaagtcttcttcttattaaagaggtaatatagagagagagagagaaaaggggAGACGCGGTGTAACTTGTAGTTGTAAGTAAGTTAGGTGCATCTGATTCTCTGATgtgtcttcctttttttttttttttttttttttNNNNNNNNNNNNNNNNNNNNNNNNNCCTTATTCAATGCATTTAAgaccaaaattaaaagatagaaactatattatttttatttttttctcgaaGAAAAAGTTCTTCACAGAGGATCGATTTTACATTAGAAAATATTGTTCCCGACGATATATATAGAATAGAAGTACAGTAGTGGgtgtatatattgttttgttgtgtgtgcCCTGTTGTTAGAGAAGTGGGTTTACTAACTAAATGGATTATTAAACATTTATGTTCCTGGTAAATAAGGCCCATTTAATCTATAACAAGTGGTATCAGGCCCATTTTCTGAATCTTGGTGCAGTTGCTGCTATGTTCAATATAATCTTTGATTCATATATTCCAATAATAATTACTAGGTATCAACCGGCACTATGTGcgaaataaatcaatttaaataaaatattataagtaaattattacttgagatttaagattcgtttgtataaaacaaaatatgtaactaaaatttttttcgtttattcaaatttgcgtttattttctgtaaaatacgtttcacccgtgaaatatttgaacttggaaaagaattttGAGGTGTgtgtagaaagttttgatgtctttttgtatttctacaaatcaaattcacatattttatgtttcaaattattgtctatatcactataccattaaatagataaaacaata from Camelina sativa cultivar DH55 chromosome 7, Cs, whole genome shotgun sequence includes the following:
- the LOC104700362 gene encoding protein trichome birefringence-like 40 is translated as MGLCFLLNLASLSFILFSSFPVLLAQSQQQFLGQNNTSSSLLSGGRCNLSRGKWVYDSSYPLYSAYTCPFIDSEFNCQKAGRPDTNYQHFRWQPFSCPLPRFDGANFMRRMRGKKIMMVGDSLSLNMFESLACMLHASLPNAKYSLRRNQPLTSLTFQEYGVTILLYRTQFLVDVVQEKAGRVLVLDSIKQANAWLGMDVLIFNSWHWWTHTSGLQPWDYMREGNQLYKDMNRLVAYYKGLNTWARWINHNIVPSRTQVFFQGVSPVHYDGREWNEPLKSCKGQTQPFMGQRYPGGLPLGWIVVNKVLSRIKKPVHLLDLTPLSEYRKDAHPSLYNGLSKGLDCSHWCLPGLPDTWNLLLYASLTS
- the LOC104700360 gene encoding uncharacterized protein LOC104700360, with amino-acid sequence MCDGDCRPLGFLLGLPFAFLSLLLSIVGVVIWIVGLLLSCICPCCLCVTVLVEIAIGLIKAPIHVMEWFMSKIPC
- the LOC104700361 gene encoding phospholipase A1-IIbeta-like gives rise to the protein MFGLEDKRKMVGDIANRWKELSGTSKWKDLLDPLDLDLRRYIVHYGDMAEVGYVAFNSDRRSKYVGDSCYTKEELFARTGYLKANPFRYEVTKFIYGTSSIRLPECFIIKSLSREAWNKESNWLGYIAVATDEGKRLLGRRDIVVAWRGTIQLYEWANDFDFPLESAETVFPRATPNDPPRVANGWLSLYTSTDPRSRFDKTSAREQVQGELNRLLELYKDEEVTITLTGHSLGAVLSILSAADFLHNELPKIRPSLQHRLTCVTVFALGSPRIGDRSFKRLVESLQHLHILRVTNVPDLIPRYPVFRFTDVGEELQINTLKSEYLKRSLNLGHFHNLEAYLHGVAGTQHNQGEFKLEIKRDIALVNKGLDALEDKYLVPGHWWVLENKGMVQSDDGTWKLNGDRDKIKEQEQDQEEQDCKFP